One Pullulanibacillus sp. KACC 23026 DNA segment encodes these proteins:
- a CDS encoding type III polyketide synthase, which yields MNPTTAILGIGTALPAYTVAQADIADLMADSLKDRPDLARFARRIFKSCGVETRYTVEPSYLGSIETCCYLPSREQSDIPTTEERMKTYQREALPLAIEAAKKAISEANRTSEQITHLITVSCTGQFLPGLDVLLIRELQLNPRVNRLPLIFQGCSAGLKAIQMARDVVPNAPDAHVLVVCVELCTLHFQPVKEREALFAASFFGDGASACVIGEPGKENRNYLELGTGYAVLLPDCTGDMTWEVGNHGFDLYLSPRIPKLLAAYLEEELQFLLKGNFPELWAIHPGGKGIVDSVQNVMNLTDQQTHYSREILRTVGNLSSNTILFVLNAMQRDMELREKSSTEGVALAFGPGLTAELMRFTYVPTYSRSTQEQSHHALF from the coding sequence TTGAACCCGACAACTGCTATCTTGGGTATTGGGACTGCACTTCCCGCTTACACCGTAGCACAAGCTGATATTGCCGATTTAATGGCTGACTCATTAAAAGACAGACCTGATTTGGCTCGATTTGCAAGGAGAATCTTCAAATCCTGCGGCGTTGAAACACGCTATACGGTTGAGCCGAGTTACCTTGGCTCTATCGAAACTTGCTGCTATTTGCCTTCACGCGAACAATCCGATATTCCGACGACTGAAGAACGAATGAAGACTTACCAGAGAGAAGCCTTGCCTCTAGCGATTGAGGCTGCTAAGAAGGCCATAAGCGAAGCTAATAGAACCAGTGAACAAATAACGCATCTCATTACGGTAAGCTGTACCGGGCAATTTTTGCCTGGACTTGATGTCCTGCTCATTCGTGAACTTCAATTAAACCCAAGAGTAAACCGATTACCATTGATCTTCCAAGGGTGTTCGGCCGGATTAAAAGCGATTCAAATGGCGCGAGATGTTGTACCAAATGCGCCTGATGCCCATGTCCTGGTTGTTTGTGTAGAACTCTGTACACTTCATTTTCAACCTGTAAAAGAAAGAGAAGCGCTATTTGCTGCCTCTTTCTTCGGAGACGGCGCTTCGGCTTGTGTAATAGGTGAACCGGGTAAAGAAAATCGGAATTACTTAGAACTAGGGACGGGGTATGCGGTTCTTCTCCCAGATTGTACGGGTGATATGACATGGGAAGTCGGCAATCACGGCTTTGACCTTTACTTGTCTCCCCGCATTCCTAAGCTTTTGGCTGCTTATCTAGAAGAGGAACTTCAATTCCTACTTAAGGGAAATTTTCCAGAGCTGTGGGCGATTCATCCAGGCGGCAAAGGGATAGTCGATTCCGTACAGAACGTAATGAACCTCACCGATCAGCAAACGCATTATAGTCGAGAGATTTTAAGAACGGTTGGAAATCTCTCTTCTAATACCATACTATTCGTCTTGAACGCGATGCAAAGAGATATGGAACTTAGAGAAAAGAGCTCTACAGAAGGCGTGGCGCTGGCATTTGGTCCAGGGCTGACAGCAGAGTTGATGCGCTTTACTTATGTTCCAACTTACTCCCGTTCGACTCAGGAGCAATCTCATCATGCCCTTTTTTAG
- a CDS encoding methyltransferase domain-containing protein — protein sequence MPFFRSLSVRAKEAELMDDFSMGGEELREALKHLRRLNRIFAAPGPTLVGVEKLWRNIRCPNKLTIVDVGAGSGDVNRKLLQWAEKNGIEMELTLVDLTEEACSEARQWFAKDSRVRVIRGDARELPSASADIVTASQFLHHFDGMQLVEIVSHMLRTSRYGAVINDIHRHVVSYTAVWLTARLISRNRYILNDAPLSVAKGFKRKDWETLMERLQNDEMTYQWRPMFRYSVVIPKPDSFKNREVGRGEA from the coding sequence ATGCCCTTTTTTAGATCCTTGTCAGTACGTGCAAAAGAAGCCGAATTAATGGACGATTTCTCGATGGGTGGGGAAGAATTAAGAGAAGCGTTAAAACATCTTAGACGATTAAATCGGATCTTTGCAGCGCCTGGTCCAACTTTAGTTGGAGTCGAGAAACTATGGCGAAACATACGCTGTCCGAATAAGCTTACCATTGTAGATGTCGGTGCGGGTTCAGGAGACGTGAACCGGAAACTGCTTCAGTGGGCTGAGAAGAACGGAATCGAAATGGAGTTGACGCTCGTTGATTTGACAGAGGAAGCTTGTTCAGAAGCCAGGCAATGGTTCGCTAAGGATTCCCGAGTCCGAGTCATCCGTGGAGACGCGAGGGAATTGCCAAGTGCTTCGGCTGATATCGTAACGGCCTCACAGTTTCTCCATCATTTTGACGGGATGCAGTTGGTCGAAATCGTGTCACACATGTTGAGGACTTCGAGATATGGAGCGGTTATTAATGACATCCATCGGCATGTTGTGTCTTATACAGCCGTTTGGCTCACAGCACGACTTATTTCTCGCAACCGTTATATTCTAAACGACGCCCCACTCTCGGTAGCCAAAGGTTTTAAGAGAAAGGATTGGGAGACATTGATGGAACGGCTTCAGAATGATGAAATGACTTATCAATGGAGACCTATGTTCCGCTATTCTGTCGTTATTCCAAAGCCAGATAGTTTTAAAAATAGGGAAGTAGGCAGGGGGGAGGCATGA
- a CDS encoding FAD-dependent oxidoreductase, giving the protein MTNHYDVIIIGAGIAGSSCAIQLAKTGAKTLLMDRQAFPRHKTCGEFLSPESREMLEYLGVRICDLAVQPSRMDHAKLFMPNGGEISAPFSGHAHGMSRFELDRFLHEKAAEFGCEVLTQVTVTDVTQLEEQRYKVEARQKGVRVDYYAKLVIGAFGTKKPRSSKRLLESESRDKQIFVGFKSHFSGIEVPSRVELYLCKDGYVGISPVEKATANVAALMTLETIQGNGKSVTDMLYAASKGHAKLAARLAEGRSVPGTQVGVAPIRLSNHLEPWSEYPHIGDALLMIPPLCGDGMSIALRSSILVSKWTIPYLQGAVSYEVWKNGYTEDANQEFAQLLRRARRFQKFALAPTNRYYPLLVRLFPAMASYFVKATRLPEMGKQ; this is encoded by the coding sequence ATGACCAACCATTATGATGTGATCATCATCGGTGCCGGAATAGCGGGGAGCAGCTGCGCCATACAGCTAGCTAAGACCGGAGCCAAAACACTACTTATGGACCGACAGGCATTCCCGCGTCACAAAACTTGCGGCGAATTTTTATCACCGGAGTCAAGGGAGATGCTTGAATACCTAGGGGTACGGATTTGCGATCTCGCGGTACAACCGAGCAGAATGGATCATGCCAAACTCTTCATGCCGAACGGCGGCGAAATAAGTGCGCCTTTTTCTGGACACGCGCATGGGATGAGTCGTTTTGAACTTGACCGATTCCTTCATGAGAAAGCAGCTGAGTTTGGTTGCGAAGTACTAACCCAAGTCACTGTAACAGACGTCACACAGCTAGAAGAACAGCGCTATAAGGTAGAGGCTCGGCAAAAAGGAGTCAGGGTGGATTATTATGCCAAACTTGTCATTGGCGCATTTGGAACTAAGAAGCCTCGCAGTTCTAAGCGTTTGCTTGAGAGTGAGAGCAGGGATAAACAGATTTTTGTCGGATTCAAATCTCATTTTAGCGGCATTGAGGTGCCATCAAGAGTGGAGCTCTATCTTTGTAAAGACGGGTATGTGGGCATCTCGCCAGTTGAGAAGGCAACAGCCAACGTTGCGGCCCTCATGACGCTTGAGACTATACAAGGTAATGGAAAATCTGTTACGGACATGTTGTATGCCGCCTCTAAAGGTCATGCCAAATTGGCTGCAAGATTAGCTGAAGGGCGTTCGGTTCCCGGCACACAGGTAGGGGTTGCACCCATTCGTTTATCGAATCATCTTGAGCCTTGGTCAGAGTATCCGCATATCGGTGATGCCCTGCTCATGATCCCGCCTCTTTGCGGGGATGGCATGTCCATTGCCTTGCGTTCTTCGATACTTGTTTCTAAATGGACGATTCCGTACTTACAAGGGGCTGTAAGCTATGAAGTGTGGAAAAACGGATATACTGAGGATGCGAATCAAGAATTTGCACAGTTGTTGAGACGAGCCCGGCGATTTCAAAAGTTTGCCCTTGCTCCAACGAATCGGTATTATCCCTTACTTGTACGCCTTTTCCCAGCGATGGCAAGTTATTTCGTAAAAGCAACGCGATTGCCAGAAATGGGAAAACAGTGA
- a CDS encoding RMD1 family protein, with protein MTFKAFSLTNEIHLNNIAIQCGIPRKYTWEQPLILNAPTLTKILNQNVDAAQSILVFSFGSVVFINFEQIQDMLPFLNFLKNYELDIHLKNISRYSDDYSLHIMESEDIQMTDEFAIAPHYEAFYPEIISTVLAKSVALEKSEEQLGRILDQLEGIIDRLERGNLRVGNKALARTQARILRHEYNTLAYIMILDKPEITWTNSSAGEFYDQMMDFFELNDRYKILKSKTDILYTIMDGFSSISHSIRGLFVEWIVVFLIVLEILLTVFEILGFLPHT; from the coding sequence ATGACGTTTAAAGCCTTTTCTTTAACGAATGAAATCCATTTGAATAATATAGCGATTCAATGTGGAATTCCCCGAAAATACACATGGGAACAGCCGCTTATCTTAAATGCTCCGACTCTCACTAAAATTTTAAACCAGAATGTTGACGCTGCACAGTCCATTCTTGTTTTTTCTTTTGGAAGTGTGGTGTTTATTAATTTTGAACAAATTCAAGATATGCTTCCTTTTTTAAACTTCCTCAAAAACTATGAACTAGACATCCATTTAAAAAACATCTCTCGTTACAGTGATGATTACAGCTTACACATTATGGAATCTGAAGACATACAGATGACCGATGAATTTGCGATTGCCCCTCACTATGAAGCGTTTTATCCTGAAATTATTTCAACCGTTTTAGCCAAATCGGTGGCCCTTGAAAAATCTGAGGAGCAACTGGGTCGCATACTAGACCAGCTAGAAGGAATAATTGACCGCCTTGAAAGAGGGAATTTGCGAGTTGGGAATAAAGCACTTGCCCGTACACAAGCTCGAATTCTTCGTCATGAATATAATACCCTAGCCTACATTATGATTTTAGATAAGCCAGAAATCACTTGGACGAATAGCAGTGCTGGAGAATTCTACGATCAAATGATGGATTTTTTTGAACTGAATGACCGCTATAAAATATTGAAAAGTAAAACCGATATTTTATACACCATAATGGATGGCTTCTCCTCAATAAGCCATTCCATTCGTGGTTTGTTTGTCGAGTGGATCGTTGTTTTCTTAATCGTCCTTGAAATCCTCTTAACCGTATTTGAAATACTTGGTTTCCTTCCTCATACATAA
- a CDS encoding TetM/TetW/TetO/TetS family tetracycline resistance ribosomal protection protein gives MSSTDKKRNVGIFAHVDAGKTTTTEQMLYLSGHIQQLGDVNTGTTQTDSLDVERQRGISVRSAVTQFTWKDTIFQLIDTPGHIDFISEVERTLRVMDGAILIVSAVEGVQAQTEMVWQALRSLNLPTLLFVNKLDRIGANLDKVVESINKSLSNKAIPIQQSLGLEETFTDVINVIDEEDSSTKIELMEVIAEQDESLLVEYLDTGNLLKSDMEEALERMVHDSDLFPILFGASKLGIGIPELMDAAVRYLPSPKGEINAPLSGLVFKLDRDPLMGRMAYVRLYDGTMQNRDLVMNHTRGIQEKVTQIRWVEGSKTKDLGVMKAGDLAVVYGFNDVRIGDIIGSPLSVPEALKQGLRGWEVTDLIVTLVEGEHHVYHTHPLDFAVATPMGIMDGLQKTGTQLLEPLLKVRLSVPEEFGGKLMNEVIQMRGTFETPIIQDGRMELEGELPVSTSLDFPKRLASMTKGRGTLTRSFKGYKECPPEVEAERKRVGVNPLDQSKWILAARQALS, from the coding sequence TTGAGTTCTACAGATAAAAAGCGGAATGTCGGGATTTTTGCGCATGTTGATGCAGGCAAAACGACGACCACAGAACAGATGCTGTATTTAAGCGGTCACATCCAACAATTGGGAGATGTTAACACCGGAACAACCCAAACGGATTCACTTGATGTGGAGCGCCAAAGAGGGATTTCAGTGCGCTCTGCTGTCACTCAATTTACGTGGAAGGACACGATCTTTCAATTGATTGATACGCCTGGTCATATCGATTTTATCTCAGAGGTAGAGCGAACGCTTCGAGTAATGGATGGGGCTATCCTCATTGTTTCAGCGGTTGAAGGCGTGCAGGCGCAAACGGAAATGGTGTGGCAAGCCCTGCGTTCACTTAACCTTCCAACCTTGCTCTTTGTAAATAAATTGGACCGAATCGGAGCAAATCTAGATAAAGTGGTTGAATCGATAAATAAGTCTCTTTCCAATAAGGCCATTCCAATACAGCAATCTTTAGGATTGGAAGAAACATTCACAGACGTGATAAATGTCATAGATGAGGAAGACTCATCCACTAAAATAGAACTTATGGAAGTGATTGCAGAGCAAGATGAGTCGTTATTAGTGGAGTATTTGGATACGGGTAATCTCTTAAAATCTGACATGGAAGAAGCCTTAGAAAGAATGGTCCACGATTCGGATCTTTTCCCCATTTTATTTGGCGCTTCAAAACTCGGTATTGGAATTCCTGAATTAATGGACGCAGCTGTTCGTTATCTTCCGTCACCAAAAGGAGAAATAAATGCGCCGCTATCAGGCCTTGTCTTTAAACTCGATCGAGATCCATTGATGGGAAGAATGGCTTATGTTCGGCTTTATGATGGTACCATGCAGAATCGGGACTTGGTGATGAATCACACACGTGGCATTCAGGAAAAAGTAACGCAAATCCGTTGGGTGGAAGGTTCAAAAACGAAGGATCTTGGTGTCATGAAGGCGGGCGATCTTGCTGTGGTGTACGGATTTAATGATGTGAGAATTGGTGATATTATTGGTTCTCCTCTGAGTGTTCCGGAGGCTTTAAAGCAAGGGCTTAGAGGATGGGAGGTCACAGATTTAATCGTGACGTTGGTTGAAGGTGAGCATCATGTGTATCATACACATCCTCTAGATTTCGCTGTTGCAACACCAATGGGAATCATGGATGGCCTTCAAAAGACGGGAACCCAGCTTCTTGAACCCCTATTAAAGGTCCGGTTATCTGTTCCAGAAGAATTTGGCGGAAAACTGATGAATGAAGTGATCCAAATGAGAGGAACATTTGAAACACCGATTATTCAAGATGGACGAATGGAGTTGGAGGGCGAACTCCCTGTTTCCACCTCTCTCGATTTTCCAAAACGTTTAGCTTCCATGACAAAAGGGCGGGGGACGTTAACCCGTTCTTTTAAAGGATATAAGGAATGTCCTCCAGAAGTGGAGGCAGAAAGAAAACGTGTGGGTGTGAATCCTCTCGATCAATCGAAGTGGATATTGGCTGCCCGTCAAGCCCTTTCCTAA
- a CDS encoding cell wall hydrolase → MPRVKYTTADIALVARMMRAEAEGEGPMGELMVGNVIVNRLKADCLDFKGLRSVQQVIFQVQGGNYSFEAVQKGNLFYSPARTKEKRLAKQTLDYWVHSPSRWALWYLNPHAPCPTTWFDQPFAGQFKQHCFYLPNECPGVYNG, encoded by the coding sequence ATGCCAAGAGTAAAATATACGACAGCTGATATCGCTTTGGTGGCAAGGATGATGAGAGCCGAAGCGGAAGGTGAAGGTCCAATGGGAGAATTGATGGTAGGGAATGTAATCGTTAATCGCTTAAAAGCTGATTGTTTAGATTTTAAAGGGCTAAGATCCGTTCAGCAAGTCATCTTTCAAGTACAAGGAGGAAATTATTCCTTTGAAGCGGTTCAAAAGGGTAATTTGTTTTACTCCCCAGCCAGAACGAAAGAGAAAAGATTAGCCAAACAAACTTTGGATTACTGGGTCCATTCCCCTTCTAGGTGGGCTTTGTGGTATTTAAATCCTCACGCTCCATGTCCAACAACTTGGTTCGATCAGCCATTTGCAGGTCAATTCAAACAGCATTGTTTTTATCTACCGAATGAATGCCCTGGAGTATATAACGGGTAA
- a CDS encoding spore germination protein — MEKIKEVHISPHLKENTDYIDDLIGVGKSWDILAKPFSYGNLNLMSYTTNGFFLTMNMVMILENLEKSIGDFIAKHSEEKFQLDELVDFLNTNVSFVQVQSVPKMYDAVRFILSGTLIIFIDGYDQSLLIDTRIYPMRSIAPPMTERLIRGPHDGFTEAMLMNTSMIRRRLRDPRLRVELMQIGSRSQTDVSIMYIDDIVNKDILENIKNRLKSINSDGIIMGEQSVAEWIGRVKWNPYPIVRYTERPDVAATALIEGHIVIVVDNSPEIIIAPITLFQHLQHPQEFHSYPLFGTYMRWIILLSVLGSTLLPGVFLLCNQYPHWIPEWMTFFKAQRSDPLPLWTEILLGELFIDVLRLAVINTPQVLGSAVSILASIVFGQFASSIHLLQPEVMVYIAFVMIMEFATSSYEVAEANQMSRIGLLICTALGRKWGFLIGLIGLFVLLLRTKSFGIPYLWPLIPFRWKNGLVEVILRRPIVDITGRPKVLIPKKQKRKGT; from the coding sequence ATGGAAAAAATTAAGGAGGTTCACATATCTCCTCACTTAAAGGAAAATACAGATTATATAGATGATTTGATCGGAGTGGGAAAAAGCTGGGATATCTTAGCCAAGCCATTCTCATATGGAAATCTCAATCTGATGTCTTATACAACAAATGGATTTTTCCTGACTATGAATATGGTCATGATTCTAGAGAATTTAGAAAAAAGTATCGGTGACTTTATTGCTAAACATTCGGAAGAGAAATTTCAACTTGATGAATTAGTTGATTTCTTAAATACGAATGTTTCGTTTGTACAGGTTCAATCCGTTCCAAAAATGTATGATGCGGTTAGATTCATTTTATCAGGTACGTTGATTATTTTCATCGATGGCTATGATCAAAGTCTTTTAATCGATACACGAATTTACCCGATGCGCAGTATTGCACCGCCAATGACAGAACGGTTGATCCGCGGGCCGCATGATGGGTTTACGGAAGCCATGCTTATGAATACCTCAATGATAAGAAGGCGGTTAAGAGATCCCCGTTTACGTGTTGAGTTAATGCAAATTGGCTCCCGTTCGCAAACGGATGTAAGCATTATGTACATAGATGATATCGTTAATAAAGATATATTAGAAAACATTAAAAATCGATTAAAATCGATTAATTCAGACGGTATTATTATGGGGGAACAGTCGGTTGCGGAATGGATCGGCCGAGTCAAATGGAATCCATACCCCATTGTGCGTTATACGGAGCGACCAGACGTGGCAGCAACTGCCTTAATTGAAGGTCATATCGTTATTGTTGTCGATAACAGTCCCGAAATTATTATCGCTCCAATCACGTTATTTCAGCACTTACAGCATCCTCAAGAATTCCATTCCTATCCCCTCTTTGGGACTTATATGCGATGGATCATCTTATTATCTGTGTTAGGGAGTACGCTGCTGCCGGGAGTCTTCCTTTTGTGCAATCAGTATCCGCATTGGATTCCTGAATGGATGACCTTCTTTAAAGCTCAAAGGAGTGATCCCCTGCCATTATGGACGGAAATTTTATTAGGTGAGTTATTTATTGATGTTTTAAGACTTGCCGTCATTAACACACCACAAGTTCTAGGTTCAGCTGTCAGTATCCTTGCTTCGATCGTATTCGGACAGTTTGCGAGTTCAATCCACTTATTACAACCAGAAGTGATGGTCTATATTGCTTTTGTGATGATTATGGAATTTGCCACTTCTTCCTATGAAGTGGCTGAAGCGAATCAAATGTCTAGAATCGGCTTGCTTATTTGTACAGCATTAGGTAGAAAATGGGGCTTTTTGATTGGACTTATAGGACTATTTGTTCTGTTATTAAGAACGAAATCCTTTGGTATTCCTTACCTTTGGCCGCTTATCCCCTTTCGATGGAAAAATGGGTTGGTTGAAGTCATCCTTCGTAGACCAATAGTTGATATAACCGGACGGCCAAAAGTCTTAATCCCTAAGAAGCAAAAACGAAAAGGGACTTAG
- a CDS encoding GTP-binding protein, with protein MTLEELISKSYYQRFMDEKKLENPIKVLAEQFLDEQQKEIPELSDFRFAQGEVYFINKDYEAAIYKWESVSNDLKPWAMKNIADAHYELNLLAIAEEYYHMVETESQVLKMEVLLQLFSLYSQLKENEKAVKSINEAVQLNPEYANVTELARVFYEDNSIWDQAVQLAVNEVDRTEAPSWLDRLVYYVDQGHTVDKVPKYFTDVLKAYYRIDPTRFIRLTTALWNSYRQTTFYFAWLQEINGLLLEFDDFEILEPLSRLYKNTYFELIDGKHLISTFSYLIPDHLSNWLKMTSSMEAHVPASAVLVWNRAYPDQIDSAIVEQAERLVNQSTESLDGLEDGFKLFESIMDWAEEEELLIDKRFEWMVRELADSDHYHLLIAGSTKSGKSDILNHLLDVDLLEEASPATVLFRHSEKAGILAVTENEVKELSDLKELRQSTQLGSLINCEIPNDFLNKQSLVLIDTPELVDQRKLRNNVFHYLNLADSVLFILNSDSPLKGRDLDMAIRMRDQVSELPIHFLLWQTSRNEIHEDRKEQLKRNELEIKLYFPEARIISASAYEERESLSRKLSIMVRMLMEDDSTMERTSRLLFYIKKVIGYLLEQRVEMENSIIDKVKWKEEFVSKLKGAYNQLSDLEEQKIQVIQKSYTQIMDDLRQSLMLKIPEILRNCAELVDTKRDFGNIHVALNDEMNHRVMDYLDQFVLRDIKVTLQGWLAKCEGEFQDTQVYLDEMSESFYQLFGEEVTMTCDFKVLNDWSRDMDRMTIRPVQLNKINILMRSTPAQLLLKSAGKLLGNLSKNKELLSNKYKQLIESQDYSAIATALIDEFMQPFDYFEKSIERDIHLFFKEPFDVQDKTLIETEKAIKDYQEILSTMKENPELFRDPLTLFELKLQQLELMQSTSLGVCDQRIEI; from the coding sequence ATGACATTAGAAGAATTAATTAGTAAATCCTATTATCAAAGATTTATGGATGAAAAGAAACTTGAAAATCCGATTAAGGTGCTAGCTGAACAATTCTTGGATGAACAACAGAAAGAGATTCCTGAGCTATCCGATTTTCGCTTTGCACAAGGGGAAGTTTATTTTATAAATAAAGATTATGAAGCCGCTATTTATAAGTGGGAGTCTGTTTCAAATGATTTAAAGCCATGGGCAATGAAAAATATTGCCGATGCCCACTATGAATTGAATTTGCTAGCGATCGCCGAGGAATACTATCATATGGTTGAAACCGAATCTCAAGTATTGAAGATGGAAGTCCTTCTGCAGCTCTTTTCATTATATAGCCAGCTGAAAGAGAACGAGAAAGCGGTAAAATCAATTAATGAGGCAGTTCAATTAAACCCTGAATACGCCAATGTCACTGAATTAGCCCGGGTCTTTTATGAGGATAACAGTATATGGGATCAAGCTGTTCAACTGGCTGTCAATGAAGTGGACCGAACAGAAGCGCCTTCTTGGCTAGACCGATTAGTCTATTATGTGGACCAAGGTCATACGGTTGATAAAGTGCCAAAGTATTTTACGGATGTCTTGAAGGCCTATTATCGAATCGATCCCACTCGTTTCATAAGGCTTACCACTGCCCTTTGGAACAGTTATCGGCAAACGACTTTTTATTTTGCGTGGCTGCAGGAAATTAATGGGTTGCTTCTTGAATTTGACGATTTCGAAATTCTAGAGCCTCTTTCACGCTTATATAAAAATACGTATTTTGAATTAATTGATGGGAAGCATTTAATAAGCACGTTTTCTTATTTAATTCCCGATCATTTATCCAATTGGTTGAAGATGACTTCATCAATGGAGGCTCATGTTCCCGCTTCGGCTGTACTAGTCTGGAATCGTGCCTACCCTGACCAAATTGACTCAGCTATAGTGGAGCAGGCTGAACGGTTAGTTAATCAATCAACCGAGTCTTTAGATGGGCTCGAGGATGGGTTTAAACTCTTTGAATCTATTATGGACTGGGCGGAAGAGGAAGAGTTGTTGATTGATAAGCGTTTTGAATGGATGGTTCGTGAGCTTGCGGATAGTGACCATTATCATCTGTTAATTGCCGGTTCTACAAAGAGCGGAAAGTCGGATATTTTGAATCATCTGCTTGATGTGGACCTTTTAGAAGAGGCGAGTCCTGCTACAGTCCTGTTTAGGCATTCAGAAAAAGCGGGAATTCTTGCTGTTACAGAGAATGAAGTAAAAGAATTGTCGGACTTAAAGGAATTAAGACAATCAACCCAACTCGGGTCCCTGATTAATTGTGAGATACCTAACGACTTTTTAAATAAACAGTCCCTTGTTCTGATAGACACGCCAGAACTTGTTGATCAGAGAAAATTAAGAAATAACGTGTTTCATTATTTGAATTTGGCCGACAGTGTTCTCTTTATTTTGAATTCAGACTCACCTCTCAAAGGAAGAGATCTGGATATGGCGATTAGAATGAGGGATCAAGTATCTGAGTTACCGATTCATTTTCTATTGTGGCAAACGAGCAGGAACGAAATTCATGAAGATAGGAAAGAACAACTTAAGAGAAATGAACTGGAAATTAAGCTCTATTTTCCGGAAGCTCGGATTATTAGTGCTTCGGCTTATGAGGAACGTGAAAGTCTTTCTAGAAAATTATCCATAATGGTAAGAATGTTGATGGAAGATGATTCAACTATGGAACGAACTTCACGATTACTCTTTTACATTAAAAAGGTAATTGGTTATTTACTCGAGCAACGGGTAGAGATGGAAAACTCGATCATTGATAAAGTAAAGTGGAAGGAAGAATTCGTTTCAAAACTAAAAGGGGCCTACAATCAACTGAGTGATCTAGAAGAGCAGAAAATACAAGTCATTCAGAAATCTTATACACAAATCATGGATGACTTGAGACAGAGTCTGATGTTGAAAATACCTGAAATACTCCGAAATTGTGCCGAGCTAGTCGATACTAAGCGTGATTTTGGAAACATACATGTCGCACTAAATGATGAAATGAATCATCGAGTAATGGACTATTTGGATCAGTTCGTCTTGCGTGATATTAAGGTTACCCTCCAAGGATGGTTAGCAAAATGTGAGGGAGAATTTCAAGATACCCAAGTTTATCTTGATGAGATGAGCGAGAGTTTTTATCAGTTATTTGGGGAGGAAGTCACCATGACATGTGACTTTAAAGTACTCAATGACTGGAGCCGCGATATGGACCGGATGACCATCAGACCTGTACAGCTCAATAAAATCAATATATTGATGCGCTCGACACCTGCACAGTTATTATTAAAAAGTGCTGGAAAACTGCTTGGCAACCTATCTAAAAATAAGGAATTGCTCTCGAACAAATATAAACAGCTTATAGAAAGTCAGGATTACAGCGCAATCGCAACGGCGCTTATCGATGAATTTATGCAGCCGTTTGACTATTTCGAGAAATCGATCGAGCGCGATATTCATTTATTTTTCAAAGAGCCATTTGATGTTCAAGACAAAACCTTAATAGAGACGGAAAAGGCGATTAAAGACTATCAAGAAATCTTAAGCACGATGAAAGAAAATCCAGAGCTTTTCAGAGACCCTCTAACCTTGTTTGAGTTAAAACTTCAACAGTTAGAACTGATGCAATCAACAAGTTTAGGCGTCTGTGACCAACGCATAGAAATTTAG
- a CDS encoding helix-turn-helix domain-containing protein — protein MSDTLREDIKEKLLNGDFNCEKELTLSIISGKWKIVILWYLGTEGPLRFSDLQRLFPKISHKILSNQLHELMEDGIVHREVYPEVPPKVEYSLTELGMTLLPIIEMMYEWGKKRLAEFMKETELTHK, from the coding sequence ATGAGCGACACATTAAGAGAAGACATCAAAGAAAAGTTATTAAATGGGGATTTTAATTGTGAAAAAGAACTCACCTTATCAATTATTAGCGGTAAATGGAAAATTGTTATTTTATGGTACTTAGGTACAGAAGGTCCGCTTCGTTTTAGTGATCTTCAAAGACTTTTTCCTAAAATCTCTCATAAAATTTTATCTAACCAATTACATGAATTAATGGAAGATGGCATCGTCCATCGAGAGGTATATCCTGAGGTGCCTCCAAAAGTCGAATACTCTTTGACTGAACTTGGAATGACATTGCTTCCGATCATCGAAATGATGTATGAATGGGGAAAAAAACGTCTTGCCGAATTCATGAAAGAAACTGAACTCACACATAAATAA